The genomic window TGGACGTCATTCGCGTTGTTCGGAAGAATTTTCCCGCCATTCAGGTAAAGGCCTATACCGCCGTTGAGATTGATTTTTTTGCTCGGCGAGAAAACAAATCCATAAAAGAGATTTTGCAAATCATGAAAGATGAAGGAGTGGTCTGTATTCCAGGCGGGGGAGCGGAGGTGTTCAGCGAACGGGTTCGCAAAGCTCTTTACCCCTTCAAAATCGGCGCGCCAAAATGGTTGGAGGTGCACCGCACCGCTCATCAATTGGGGCTCCGGTCGAATTCCACTTTACTTTATGGACACATGGAAACCATCGATGAACGGCTTCAGCACATGCTCAAATTGCGAGAGCTTCAGGATGAAACCGGTGGGTTTCTCTCTTTTATTCCGCTCGCCTATCAACCGGGAACCACCCAGGTGGTCAAACGGCAAACGTCTGTTGTCGACGATTTAAAAATGATTGCTGTTGCGCGGTTGATGCTCGACAATTTTGACCACATCAAAGCTTATTGGGTGACCATGGGGGAAGACACGGCGTCCATCGCGCTTAATTTTGGAGCCGATGACATTGACGGAACCATTGGCGAAGAAAAAATTATGCATGCGGCCAAGGCTTCTTCCCCTCTACGAATGGCACGGGAACGTTTGGTGAATCTTATTCGAGAATCTCATCGCATTCCTGTAGAGAGAGATTGCCTCTATCATGAAGTTCGACGGTTCGAGTTACACAGAGAACCCGTGGGGGCGTTGGTTTGAAAATCGGACGGATTTCCTATATCAACACAGAGCCCTTCTTCTACACATGGCCGACTGATCGTTTCACTCTTGTCCCTGGAACCCCAAGGGATTTGTCTTTGCTGGCACGCCAGGGGGAGATTGTGGCGGGCCCCCTTCCGTTGGTGGAATGTTGGGCCCTGTCAAATGAATTTGAGCCTTTGAGCGGATGGTGTATTGCGGCCAAAGAACGGTGCCGAAGCGTGTATGTGTTGTCTCGAGTCCCGTTTTCTGAGTTGGATCATGTCATGATGGGTGTCACCAAAGAATCCCTTACCTCCGCCGCGCTCTGCGACGTTCTTATTCGCTATAAATACAATCATCAAGTCCGAATGAGAAATGGCTTGGAAGCGCAAGATGCCGCTTGGCTTGTAATTGGCGATCAGGCCCTTGGCATGACCAACCAACCCTTGGGCCAGGTCTGGCCCTATGTCACAGATTTGGCCACTGAGTGGTGGAATTGGAAACAAACTCCTTTCATTTTTGCTCGATGGGTTGTTCGCCGCGATTTGAGTCCCTCTAAAAAGAAAGAATTGAATGATGAAGTCGCCCAAAATCTCAAAAAAGGGCTTGCGGCTCTTGGAGAGATTTCTTCAAGCGTGGCCCTGCGTTCGAACCTTTCACCGATGTTTGTTAAATCCTACTTAAGCGAGTTTATTTATGATTTGCCTGTGGGATCGGTTTCATCTGAAAATGAATTCCAAAGACTTTGCCAACCAGGAGTGTTGCGTGAACTTGCCTCTCATTGAAAAAAAAATCTTAAACCGAGAACGCTTAACGTCTCAAGAAGGTTTGTTTTTGCTCAAAGATGCGCCGCTCAATTGGTTGGGTCAAATGGCGATGGAGGAACGTTATCGCCGTTCTCCTGAGAAAGAAATTACTTTCATCATTGATTCAAACCCCAATTACACGAACATTTGCGACACCGATTGTCATTTCTGTGCTTTTTTTAGGCGTCCCCAAGACAAAGATTCGTACACGTTGACCATCGACCAAGTGATGGAAAAAATTGACCGGTCGGTAAAATTGGGGGTCACCACCATTCTTCTTCAGGGGGGGCACAATCGGGCCATTCCGTTTGATTATTATTTAAGCCTCATTCGAGAAACCCGCGAAAGATTTCCATCTGTAACTCCGCATTTTTTCACCGCATCTGAAATTCAAACCATGGCGCAGGTCAATGGTTGTTCTGTTTCTCAAGTGTTGGCCGAATTAAAGAAGGCCGGACAGCACACTCTTCCTGGGGGCGGCGCAGAAATTTTAAGTGAAAGAGTTCGCAAAAAACTCTCCCCCAAGAAAGGTGGGCCGGAAGCGTGGCTTGAGGTGCACCGGGAAGCCCACAGGCAAGGTTTCACTTCAACCGCGACCATGATGTATGGTCATATCGAAGAACCAGAGGACGTGGTGGAACATTGGAACCAAATTCGATCTCTCCAAGACTCTTCGAAATCTCTCAACAATGGCGGTGGGTTTACGGCGTTTATTCCCTGGAGTTTCAAACCCGACAACACTGTTCTTGAACGACGGTTTCCCCGCCGTGCTGGACCCGTTCCCTATTTGCGAATGCTTGCGGCCTCGCGTCTTTATCTAGATAATTTCGATCATATTCAGGCTTCTTGGTTTTCCGAAGGGAAAAAAACGGGGCAGGCCGCGCTCTTTTTTGGGGCCGATGATTTCGGCGGAACTTTGTATGAAGAAAATGTTCATGCTGAGGCTGGGTTTGTGAATGTCACAACCCTGAAAGAAACCATTCAACTCATTCATGAGGCCGGCTTTGATGCGGTGCAACGTACCACCCGATACGACCGTCTGAAAAAATTCCCCAAAAACATGTCGGAGGATGAATTGACAGTGGCAGTGGCGCCAGAAGTATCGCTCAGGAAAAATCAGCCTGTTGAAAAAAGGAACGAACCGGTTTCGGCGTGAATAAAACCTCGCTTCCTTATAAGCAAGTAATATTCGTTTGTACCAATGCGCGCCCGGAGGGCGAGCGCATCAGTTGCGCGGGCGCGGGACGTTGCGGGGAGTTGATTCTCGGACGCCTGAGAGAGTATGTTAAACAAAATAAATTGCAGGCCAATGTTCGAGTGGCCAAATCGGGTTGCCAAGAAAAGTGCGAGATGGGGCCGAATGTGATGGTTATGCCCCAAAATGAATTTCTCACCCAGGTCACGCTGGATGATGTGCCCGAAATCATCAAGGATTATTTGCGCTGAGATTTCCGACTCAATACTTTCCCACTCTCCACATCCACCAATATCTCATCGTAAAGTTTCTCTCCCCCCTTTTTCTTTTCAAATATTTGCACGCGAACTTGTGTGGCGGGTGTCGTTGATTTAAGTCCCGCGGGTTTGACACGGGTGCCCAAGTCTCTTTTTGATTTTTTGAGGCCGGCAATAAATAATTTCACATCCGTCAAATTCCCGACAATTTGCAGCGCTTTATCAACTGTTTCTGGCGATACCATGTCCAACTCCGGAATGTGTGGAAGGTTTTTGTATTCGCGCATCCGGCTTTCCCAGGGGCGCAGATCAAATGATTCCCGTTCTTTGTTCCAGTGGTAGTCGGTTCCATCGGTACAATCTGAGCAGGGGGTGGTGGAGAAGGCTTGGTTTCCGGGATCTTTGACGCCCGTGGTTCCTGGTTTGTGGATAAAGATGGGCTTGGAATATTCCTTAAAAAAAAGGGTTTTATACCGAACCGGGTTTTGAAGTTGGGTTCCCACCAATAAAAAATAGGCTTCTTTCTTGGGAAATCCATAAATCCCGGCGATTGCCATATCCATTAAACCATCCCCGTTAAAATCTCCCGATGGCGAAAAAAGGGGTTGGGGGTCCTGTGGTTTTAATTCAATGTCGGCAGAGTTGAGTATGCGGGGCTGTTTTTCCTTCGATAAGACGGCGTCAATGAGATCGTAAGCTTCAAAAGCATTTAAAATGTCCACGGCAATTAAAAGTTGGAACCCAGCCATAAAGCATGCCGGGATGGCAGATTTTTTCCTGATAATATTGAGATTAATTTTAGGTGAGTTGCGAAAACGGTTTTTGGTGGGAAACCGGTCCATGGATGTTTTTGGGTTCTTTCTCCTTTGTGGTCTCCTCTGACGTTATCACAAGTCCCATTTCAGTTGCCAATGAAAACAAGTTTTCTTCTTTGGGTTTCAAAATTTCCTGTTTCATTTTCCCCCCCGATTCATGGAAACGATGGTTTGAAGGAAAATTGTTCCATTGACGCGGTGGAGACCTTTTCTTTCTTCTTGAATGGCCAGGTCTGGAGCGATTACGGAAGCTTGTAACACTGCTATGACGTCTGGTTTGGATTTGGCCGCACGGCTCACCTGTTCAATACACTGCGAAATCAATTGGTTCACAACAGATTTTTTGTTTTCACCCTCCACTTGTTCATTATCGATGGGGCATCCCCAGTCCAATGTTTTTGTTTCGCCAGAGGTTGAAAATTGGATTGGAATATCAAAAGAGAGTTCGAATTCGGGCGAGGTTGTGTAAGGGGTCGCTTTGGCAAGCAGGGGACTGAGCAGAATCAATGTAACCAACACCAACTTTTTCATACAGCCTCCTATATATCTCTGGGGTCAGGATATAGGGAGGTTTGTTACAAGGCCGTGACAATGGTGAGAGTTTTTGGCGAATTACTGAGCAGTTGGCGCAAGGGGTTGCAAAAGCTCTTTTGGAAGAGAAAAAACCACATTTTCTTCTCTTACAAACACCTCTTCCACAGTGGCTTGATGGCTTTTGGCCAGGGTACGGACCACTTCTTGAACCAAATATTCAGGGGCAGAAGCTCCAGCCGTTAATCCGATTTTTTGGATCCCTAAAAGCCAAGCGGGATTGATTTCGTTGGCCTGATCAATCAAATGGGAAGCCACACCGGCATCCCTGGCCACATCACAAAGACGTTGTGAATTCGAGCTATTTTTTGATCCTACCACCAAGAGAAGATCAATGCCATGTTGAAGAAGTTCCCGAACCGCGTCTTGACGGTTTTGTGTGGCATAACAAATATCATCTTTTGGCGGGGTGGAAGCGTTGGGATATTGGGATCGAATGGCGGAAAGAATTCCTTTGGTTTCATCTATGCTGAGCGTGGTTTGAGTCAAAACCATCACTTTGTTTGGATCGGGGATTTTGAGAGATGAAATATCATGAGTTGTCTCCACCAATTGAATTTTTCCCGGGGCTTCCCCCATGGTCCCGACCACCTCATCATGGTCTTTGTGCCCAATCAATAGAAGGGTATAGCCTTCTCTTAAAAATCGATGCACTTCGAGGTGAACCTTGGTGACGAGGGGACAGGTGGCGTCAATGGTTTGCAGTTGAAGTTGTTGAGATTTTTCTCTAACTTCCGGAGCAATTCCATGAGCGCTGTAGATCACGCAGCTGCCAGCGGGAGCCTCATTTACCTCATC from Elusimicrobiota bacterium includes these protein-coding regions:
- the mqnE gene encoding Aminodeoxyfutalosine synthase, with the translated sequence MQIKDPNIVPLWRKIQNGERLSFEDGRSLFASSDLHGVGTMANWVKEQKTGQVATFVMNRQINPTNICVLSCHFCDYASKENWPNAYRMSTDEILSKLNNDLHEVHIVSGLYRGWTFDEYLDVIRVVRKNFPAIQVKAYTAVEIDFFARRENKSIKEILQIMKDEGVVCIPGGGAEVFSERVRKALYPFKIGAPKWLEVHRTAHQLGLRSNSTLLYGHMETIDERLQHMLKLRELQDETGGFLSFIPLAYQPGTTQVVKRQTSVVDDLKMIAVARLMLDNFDHIKAYWVTMGEDTASIALNFGADDIDGTIGEEKIMHAAKASSPLRMARERLVNLIRESHRIPVERDCLYHEVRRFELHREPVGALV
- the mqnA gene encoding Chorismate dehydratase; the encoded protein is MAGPLPLVECWALSNEFEPLSGWCIAAKERCRSVYVLSRVPFSELDHVMMGVTKESLTSAALCDVLIRYKYNHQVRMRNGLEAQDAAWLVIGDQALGMTNQPLGQVWPYVTDLATEWWNWKQTPFIFARWVVRRDLSPSKKKELNDEVAQNLKKGLAALGEISSSVALRSNLSPMFVKSYLSEFIYDLPVGSVSSENEFQRLCQPGVLRELASH
- the mqnC gene encoding Cyclic dehypoxanthine futalosine synthase — encoded protein: MNSKDFANQECCVNLPLIEKKILNRERLTSQEGLFLLKDAPLNWLGQMAMEERYRRSPEKEITFIIDSNPNYTNICDTDCHFCAFFRRPQDKDSYTLTIDQVMEKIDRSVKLGVTTILLQGGHNRAIPFDYYLSLIRETRERFPSVTPHFFTASEIQTMAQVNGCSVSQVLAELKKAGQHTLPGGGAEILSERVRKKLSPKKGGPEAWLEVHREAHRQGFTSTATMMYGHIEEPEDVVEHWNQIRSLQDSSKSLNNGGGFTAFIPWSFKPDNTVLERRFPRRAGPVPYLRMLAASRLYLDNFDHIQASWFSEGKKTGQAALFFGADDFGGTLYEENVHAEAGFVNVTTLKETIQLIHEAGFDAVQRTTRYDRLKKFPKNMSEDELTVAVAPEVSLRKNQPVEKRNEPVSA
- the ispH2 gene encoding 4-hydroxy-3-methylbut-2-enyl diphosphate reductase 2, with protein sequence MKILLVSPRGFCAGVRRAIEIVDMALKKYPPPIYVRKEIVHNKAVVEDFKKRGVVFIDEVNEAPAGSCVIYSAHGIAPEVREKSQQLQLQTIDATCPLVTKVHLEVHRFLREGYTLLLIGHKDHDEVVGTMGEAPGKIQLVETTHDISSLKIPDPNKVMVLTQTTLSIDETKGILSAIRSQYPNASTPPKDDICYATQNRQDAVRELLQHGIDLLLVVGSKNSSNSQRLCDVARDAGVASHLIDQANEINPAWLLGIQKIGLTAGASAPEYLVQEVVRTLAKSHQATVEEVFVREENVVFSLPKELLQPLAPTAQ